The Paenibacillus sp. FSL R7-0204 genome includes a region encoding these proteins:
- a CDS encoding GNAT family N-acetyltransferase has product MDWQAYSIEDAVIEDLEAIVEIYNSTVAGRVVTADLEPVSVEERVGWFHEHSSHHRPLWVLRQGGEIAAWFSFQSFYGRPAYNGTAEISVYVNEKFRGSGAGSILLAKAVEECPRLGLQNLVGFVFGHNEPSLALLRKFEFKEWGLLPGVAVLDGIPRDLVIIGRKL; this is encoded by the coding sequence ATGGATTGGCAGGCTTACAGTATAGAGGATGCAGTAATAGAGGATTTGGAAGCAATTGTGGAGATCTATAATTCGACGGTTGCCGGAAGAGTGGTAACTGCGGATCTTGAACCGGTTAGCGTGGAGGAACGGGTGGGATGGTTCCATGAGCATAGCAGCCATCACAGGCCGCTGTGGGTACTGAGACAGGGCGGCGAAATCGCGGCCTGGTTCAGCTTCCAGTCATTCTACGGACGTCCGGCTTATAATGGAACAGCAGAGATTAGTGTCTATGTAAATGAGAAATTCCGCGGCAGCGGTGCGGGAAGTATTCTGCTCGCCAAGGCAGTGGAGGAATGTCCGCGCCTTGGGCTGCAGAATCTGGTCGGGTTCGTATTCGGCCATAATGAGCCCAGCCTCGCCCTGCTGCGGAAGTTCGAATTCAAGGAGTGGGGACTTCTGCCGGGAGTCGCGGTGCTTGACGGCATCCCCCGCGATCTGGTCATCATTGGCCGCAAGCTGTAA
- a CDS encoding SDR family oxidoreductase has translation MQGKTVLITGANSGMGLATTVEMARRGATVIMACRSLKRGEEALAEAVRQSGSSQIRLMLCDLASFDSIRAFAGEFTAEYPVLDVLINNAGVVALKRELTADGYELDLGVNHLGHFLLTRLLLDNLKAAAQGRIVVVASGAYKLGKLYLEDHTLSRGFNPAKAYARSKLANILFTRELAARLKDTRVTVNCLHPGAVGTSIGVNRETGFGRGVLKLLSRFFLTPEQGADTAILLATAPELDGVSGQYYYRRKIKELTPRAEDTEAAVQLWKWSLEQTGLE, from the coding sequence ATGCAAGGCAAAACCGTGCTGATCACCGGTGCGAACTCCGGGATGGGGCTGGCTACAACCGTAGAAATGGCCCGCAGGGGAGCAACTGTCATTATGGCCTGCCGCAGCCTTAAGCGGGGAGAAGAGGCACTTGCCGAAGCGGTGCGGCAGAGCGGCTCCAGCCAGATCCGGCTGATGCTGTGCGATCTCGCTTCCTTCGATAGCATTCGGGCTTTTGCCGGGGAGTTCACTGCCGAATATCCGGTACTGGATGTTCTGATCAATAACGCAGGGGTGGTCGCGCTGAAGCGTGAGCTGACAGCAGATGGCTACGAGTTGGATCTGGGCGTGAATCATCTGGGGCATTTTCTGCTGACCCGCCTGCTGCTGGATAACCTCAAGGCTGCTGCTCAGGGCCGGATTGTGGTTGTGGCTTCGGGAGCCTATAAGCTTGGGAAGCTGTATCTGGAGGACCATACGTTATCCCGCGGCTTCAATCCGGCGAAGGCGTACGCCCGCTCCAAGCTGGCGAATATTCTGTTCACCCGTGAGCTGGCTGCACGTCTGAAGGATACCCGGGTTACTGTGAATTGTCTGCATCCGGGGGCGGTGGGGACGAGTATCGGGGTGAACCGGGAGACCGGCTTCGGGCGCGGAGTGCTGAAGCTGCTGTCCCGCTTCTTCCTGACGCCTGAGCAGGGGGCAGATACGGCCATCCTGCTGGCGACTGCGCCGGAGCTGGACGGGGTAAGCGGGCAATATTATTACCGCCGCAAGATCAAGGAACTGACGCCACGGGCGGAGGATACAGAAGCGGCCGTACAATTATGGAAGTGGAGTCTGGAGCAGACAGGGCTTGAGTAA
- a CDS encoding GNAT family N-acetyltransferase gives MLNFRFERAGLEDVEELAPVFDEYRSFYGQAADLEAAREFLTARLHHEESVVFMAVAGEGEDRQVHGLAQLYPSFSSVTLQPVWILNDLFVTQEQRGQGLGSLLLEGVKGFAQGTGAKGLTLSTMMDNTGAQRLYEAHGYVRDESFYNYYLYF, from the coding sequence TTGCTGAATTTTCGCTTTGAACGGGCGGGCCTTGAGGATGTGGAGGAGCTTGCACCGGTATTTGATGAATACCGCAGTTTTTACGGCCAAGCCGCTGACCTGGAAGCTGCCAGGGAATTTCTGACGGCAAGACTGCACCATGAGGAATCGGTTGTCTTCATGGCGGTCGCCGGTGAGGGTGAAGACAGGCAGGTTCATGGATTGGCGCAGTTATATCCTTCGTTCTCTTCTGTCACGCTCCAGCCGGTATGGATTCTGAATGATCTGTTCGTGACGCAGGAGCAGCGGGGACAGGGACTGGGCTCATTACTGCTTGAAGGCGTGAAGGGCTTCGCCCAGGGGACAGGAGCCAAAGGGCTGACGCTGTCCACCATGATGGACAACACAGGCGCCCAGCGTTTATATGAAGCCCATGGATACGTGCGGGACGAGAGCTTTTATAATTATTATTTATATTTCTAA
- a CDS encoding metallophosphoesterase family protein, translating to MKIGVVSDTHLSSRAKGLPSVLIKEFSQVDIILHLGDWVSPEIYELLAELAPVEGIAGNNDGYEIIERFGESKILTLEGMRIGMIHGHAPYSRKGTDGNALLAFEGQKVDCILFGHSHQPLMRRENGILLFNPGSPTDKRREKQYSFGLMDIEDGTITARHVFYDSRE from the coding sequence ATGAAGATTGGAGTGGTCTCGGATACCCATCTCTCAAGCAGGGCCAAGGGGCTTCCATCCGTGCTTATCAAGGAATTCAGCCAGGTAGATATCATTCTGCATCTGGGCGATTGGGTGTCGCCGGAGATTTATGAACTGCTGGCCGAGCTTGCCCCGGTAGAGGGGATTGCCGGGAACAACGATGGCTATGAGATTATTGAGCGCTTCGGGGAGAGTAAGATTCTTACGCTAGAGGGCATGCGCATCGGAATGATTCACGGACACGCACCGTATTCCCGCAAGGGAACGGATGGGAATGCGCTGCTGGCCTTTGAAGGCCAGAAGGTGGACTGCATCCTCTTCGGCCATTCTCACCAGCCGCTGATGCGCCGCGAGAACGGGATTCTGCTGTTCAATCCGGGCTCGCCTACGGACAAACGCCGGGAGAAGCAGTATTCGTTCGGTCTGATGGATATTGAGGACGGTACAATTACCGCCCGTCATGTCTTTTACGATTCCAGGGAATAA
- a CDS encoding winged helix-turn-helix transcriptional regulator codes for MKSTELCPRLQKSMDIIGRRWTGLIIYQLLLGPQRFGEIESSLPVSGRLLSERLKELEQEGIVLREVFPETPVRIQYSLTGKGRALESVIRDLQVWSESWITEEECRSAFSPPPQPQ; via the coding sequence ATGAAATCCACAGAGTTATGTCCAAGATTACAAAAAAGCATGGATATTATCGGCAGACGCTGGACGGGCTTAATCATCTATCAGCTGCTCTTGGGCCCCCAGCGCTTCGGGGAAATTGAGTCCTCGCTGCCTGTCAGCGGCAGGCTGCTGTCCGAACGGCTGAAGGAGCTGGAGCAGGAAGGCATCGTACTGCGCGAGGTGTTCCCTGAGACCCCCGTCCGCATCCAGTACTCGCTTACAGGCAAAGGCCGGGCGCTGGAATCCGTCATCCGCGATCTTCAGGTCTGGTCGGAATCCTGGATTACGGAAGAGGAATGCCGTTCCGCCTTCAGCCCTCCTCCGCAACCTCAATAA
- a CDS encoding YqkE family protein, with the protein MAKKKKNTPAPRPAQADAPATLKDMLSGEVLEKLKAQSDALKAEERDKKEAVLKAAEDKRKAEQKRLENDFGHLLENSNQDWSKFK; encoded by the coding sequence ATGGCAAAAAAGAAGAAGAATACACCGGCCCCGCGCCCTGCGCAGGCGGATGCCCCGGCAACCCTGAAGGATATGCTGAGCGGTGAGGTTCTGGAGAAGCTAAAGGCGCAGTCCGATGCGCTCAAGGCAGAAGAACGTGACAAGAAAGAGGCTGTTCTAAAGGCAGCTGAGGATAAGCGGAAGGCGGAGCAGAAGCGGCTGGAAAACGATTTCGGCCACCTGCTGGAGAACAGCAATCAGGACTGGTCCAAATTTAAGTAA
- a CDS encoding queuosine precursor transporter has protein sequence MFNLLWGVCFVVVNFVFFLLCYRLFGKKGLYAWVGMATVVANIQVAKTIAMPFDIVMTLGNTMYVTLYMTSDLLNERYGRAEARSAVWFGFFTLLMTTVIMQMVLVFKPQETDIAQSALQTIFGLMPRLALGSLTAYFISQFLDVRLYAWIRKYYGSSKQLWIRSNGSTMISSFVDTLIFCTIAFAGTYDMKVWTEILLTTYLSKFILTAAGTPVLYLGRSFKFAEEEQKPVIRD, from the coding sequence ATGTTTAACTTGTTGTGGGGCGTTTGTTTTGTTGTCGTTAATTTTGTGTTTTTTCTGCTGTGCTACCGCTTATTCGGTAAAAAAGGACTCTACGCCTGGGTCGGTATGGCGACCGTAGTCGCTAATATCCAGGTCGCCAAGACCATTGCGATGCCGTTCGATATCGTAATGACGCTGGGCAATACGATGTATGTCACACTCTATATGACCAGTGACCTGCTCAATGAGCGGTACGGCCGGGCTGAAGCCCGGAGTGCTGTGTGGTTCGGCTTCTTCACGCTGCTCATGACTACTGTTATTATGCAGATGGTGCTGGTGTTCAAGCCGCAGGAGACGGACATTGCCCAATCCGCGCTGCAGACGATATTCGGCCTGATGCCGAGACTTGCGCTGGGCAGTCTGACCGCTTATTTTATCAGCCAGTTCCTGGATGTACGGCTCTACGCCTGGATACGAAAGTATTACGGCAGCTCTAAGCAGCTATGGATCCGCTCGAACGGCAGCACGATGATCAGCTCCTTTGTCGATACGCTGATCTTCTGTACGATTGCTTTTGCCGGAACCTACGACATGAAGGTGTGGACCGAGATTCTGCTGACCACCTACCTGTCCAAGTTCATCCTCACGGCCGCCGGCACACCGGTGCTGTATCTGGGCCGTTCCTTCAAATTTGCCGAAGAAGAGCAGAAGCCTGTTATCCGGGACTAA
- a CDS encoding IS3 family transposase, translating into MKDHRSAFRLEKMCSTLQVSRSGYYKWLNAKASVQALRKAAVMERIRYHFDDHQKRYGSPKITRLLHQEGYTVTERTVSVYMREMKLRSIVSKPYRVQTTDSKHNNPIAPNTLNQEFKVLKPNTVWVTDITYIPCRGGRLYLASVMDLCTREIVGWRLYNHMETSLVLDALQAAYTAKRPGEGLLHHSDRGSQYTSKEYVDQLKTYHMKSSMSRKGNCYDNACIESWHSILKKELIYCNPRFKNPEQAYDAIFQYIEFYYNRKRMHSSLGYLSPARFAKQFTKKSVA; encoded by the coding sequence ATGAAGGACCATCGCTCCGCATTTCGCTTGGAGAAGATGTGCAGTACCCTACAGGTATCCAGGAGCGGATATTACAAGTGGCTGAACGCCAAAGCCAGTGTGCAAGCCCTCCGCAAGGCTGCTGTTATGGAGCGAATCCGGTACCATTTTGACGACCATCAAAAACGGTATGGAAGTCCGAAGATCACCCGCCTGCTGCATCAGGAAGGCTATACGGTCACGGAACGCACAGTGAGTGTGTACATGCGAGAAATGAAGCTCCGCTCTATTGTATCTAAGCCATACCGAGTGCAGACGACCGATTCCAAGCATAATAATCCCATTGCACCAAACACACTGAACCAAGAGTTTAAGGTGCTTAAGCCCAATACCGTATGGGTCACCGACATCACGTATATCCCTTGTCGTGGAGGTCGCTTATACCTAGCTAGCGTCATGGATCTATGCACGCGAGAAATTGTAGGGTGGCGGCTGTATAACCATATGGAGACGAGCCTGGTCTTAGACGCGCTGCAGGCGGCGTACACGGCGAAGCGACCCGGCGAGGGCCTACTGCACCACTCTGACCGAGGGTCTCAATATACCTCAAAAGAATATGTCGACCAACTAAAGACATACCACATGAAATCCAGCATGAGCCGTAAAGGAAACTGTTACGATAACGCCTGCATTGAGTCTTGGCACAGTATTTTAAAGAAAGAGCTCATCTACTGTAATCCGCGCTTCAAAAACCCGGAACAGGCATATGATGCTATTTTCCAATACATTGAGTTCTATTACAATCGCAAGCGAATGCACAGCTCACTGGGGTATCTTTCCCCCGCCCGCTTTGCTAAGCAATTCACTAAAAAATCCGTTGCGTAA
- a CDS encoding anti-sigma factor, whose product MSEEFKEKLRRYSEGTLPEEEHEELESELAKLEAYQLYLEEQMEREEQDGPATGSWTKTDGQGSAAPGLKKAKKKRREKSIIRRGKWKARISNTLTVFSMFLLFTVISSIITAVFYSTGERGDTYRDVVESAVAVTRPNTTVRLSSAAHYFFRLELSGNLLKQVGGESIQVGSYTQDLHLGLANIGKFNWMDERNGSGKVFYYPSAEGTAGGGDDNNQWKRLAKLPEGTVAEAYLSLGHLYTTDELLKQLEPLNLQPVWFGADTGTGIRDDVVIYPLGFPYQPMWHADDMKKSAVTKEKTGWFSSTSSYSSVSPSIEAYGSGAVRDANFIKTLKLLQQHQTLAGRAVYINQLDASVAYLEQNGVKLYGAVVTGPVKELLKLREASWVSHLQVGEVRLWNWTE is encoded by the coding sequence ATGAGTGAGGAATTCAAAGAGAAGCTGCGCCGGTACAGTGAGGGCACGCTCCCGGAGGAAGAGCATGAGGAGCTGGAGAGTGAGCTTGCGAAGCTTGAGGCGTATCAGCTGTATCTGGAGGAGCAGATGGAACGGGAGGAGCAGGACGGGCCGGCCACCGGGAGTTGGACCAAGACGGATGGGCAAGGAAGCGCAGCTCCAGGGTTGAAGAAGGCGAAGAAGAAGCGAAGAGAGAAGTCCATTATTCGCCGGGGCAAATGGAAGGCACGGATCAGCAACACGTTAACTGTATTTTCGATGTTTCTGCTATTTACGGTCATCAGCAGCATTATTACAGCAGTCTTTTACAGCACCGGAGAGCGTGGTGACACTTACCGTGATGTGGTAGAATCAGCGGTTGCTGTTACCCGTCCCAACACTACGGTACGGCTGTCATCGGCTGCGCATTATTTTTTCCGGCTGGAGTTATCAGGGAATTTGCTGAAGCAGGTGGGCGGCGAGAGCATACAGGTGGGCAGCTATACCCAGGATCTCCATCTCGGACTGGCCAATATTGGTAAGTTTAATTGGATGGATGAGCGGAACGGGTCTGGAAAAGTGTTCTATTATCCGTCTGCGGAGGGGACTGCCGGGGGAGGGGATGATAATAATCAGTGGAAGAGGCTTGCGAAGCTTCCTGAAGGTACGGTTGCCGAGGCATATCTGTCACTCGGCCATTTATATACCACAGATGAGCTGCTGAAACAACTGGAGCCGCTGAACCTTCAGCCTGTCTGGTTCGGTGCCGATACCGGAACCGGGATTCGTGATGATGTGGTCATATATCCGCTTGGATTCCCCTATCAGCCTATGTGGCACGCTGATGATATGAAGAAATCCGCGGTCACCAAGGAAAAAACAGGCTGGTTCAGCTCCACCTCCTCTTACAGCAGCGTGTCGCCTTCAATTGAGGCATATGGTAGCGGAGCCGTGCGGGATGCCAATTTCATCAAGACCCTTAAGCTGCTGCAGCAGCATCAGACACTCGCTGGCAGAGCGGTGTATATCAATCAGTTAGATGCCTCCGTAGCCTATCTGGAGCAGAACGGAGTGAAGCTCTATGGAGCCGTTGTCACCGGGCCGGTCAAGGAGCTGCTGAAGCTGCGTGAGGCTTCATGGGTGAGTCACCTCCAGGTGGGGGAAGTACGGCTGTGGAACTGGACGGAGTGA
- a CDS encoding transposase, which produces MGEKRQRYNEEYKKQTVKFIQEQTKSIGDIAQELDIPKSTLHQWMGKYRELKNEPVASMDRVRELEAELQEMRRQLQEKDSRLADTEEELAIVKKAVHIFSKPRN; this is translated from the coding sequence ATGGGAGAAAAACGACAACGGTACAACGAAGAATATAAGAAGCAAACGGTAAAGTTCATTCAAGAGCAGACGAAGAGCATAGGGGACATCGCGCAAGAGCTGGACATTCCGAAAAGTACGCTGCACCAGTGGATGGGGAAATACCGGGAGCTAAAGAATGAACCGGTAGCCAGTATGGATCGGGTACGGGAACTCGAAGCCGAGCTCCAAGAGATGCGCCGTCAGCTCCAAGAGAAAGACAGTCGACTTGCCGATACAGAGGAAGAATTGGCAATCGTAAAAAAAGCAGTGCACATCTTCAGCAAACCAAGGAATTAA
- a CDS encoding RtcB family protein, with protein MNSMKYQAEEISRYKHEVALPGGDLKIYASEQLFGTLDYKVLEMANNNLQIPGIEYMSYTPDVHVGVGTCIGTTAVWDAESGYVSPSIVGSDIGCGMRVHLTNLHMDDLREVKLRRKLVRAIEKYLPMEAQQRGHYSDIRLENIVRKGLHGLPNKYIPDSYTPKKSSALSHVEISKLGFDEEILNELPDLAWHRGHRQLGTLGGGNHFVEIQAIEIAEEQREVAEAWGLKDGQIAVMIHSGSRAWGGMVNQFCTPAFAKVMGQLGLGSADPRLIYAPLAHPQAQRYVNLMYSALNYAVVNRHLIAYGVREGFRDVFGTKCELRTLYDLMHNYAWEEKTSSGSKFVHRKGATRALPAEHADNPRPYAETGHPALIPGSMGTASYIMVGQPGGEENYYSICHGAGRIRSRSATKRLVSVQEFSRSMKVGTEDEIVVNQHSLESIIDESPQAYKNVDEIIESVTGAGLAAVVAKCKPLAAIKGTK; from the coding sequence ATGAATAGCATGAAGTACCAAGCGGAGGAGATATCCCGCTATAAACATGAGGTGGCCCTTCCGGGCGGCGACCTCAAAATCTACGCCAGTGAGCAATTATTCGGCACGCTGGATTACAAGGTCCTGGAGATGGCTAATAATAATCTGCAGATTCCCGGCATCGAGTATATGAGCTATACCCCGGATGTGCATGTCGGCGTCGGAACCTGCATTGGTACAACCGCCGTCTGGGATGCCGAATCAGGCTATGTGTCGCCATCCATTGTGGGCAGCGATATCGGCTGCGGGATGCGCGTGCATCTAACCAACCTGCATATGGATGATCTGCGTGAAGTGAAGCTGCGCCGCAAGCTGGTCCGCGCCATTGAGAAGTATCTGCCGATGGAAGCCCAGCAGCGCGGCCATTACAGTGATATCCGTCTGGAGAATATCGTACGCAAGGGACTGCACGGCCTGCCGAACAAATATATCCCGGACAGCTACACGCCGAAGAAATCAAGTGCTCTATCCCACGTGGAGATCAGCAAGCTCGGCTTCGATGAAGAGATTCTGAATGAGCTGCCTGACCTGGCCTGGCACCGGGGCCACCGCCAGCTCGGAACTCTTGGCGGCGGCAACCATTTCGTGGAGATTCAGGCGATTGAGATCGCAGAGGAGCAGCGGGAAGTAGCCGAAGCCTGGGGGCTGAAGGACGGGCAGATTGCCGTGATGATCCACTCCGGCTCACGGGCCTGGGGCGGCATGGTCAATCAGTTCTGCACCCCGGCGTTCGCCAAGGTCATGGGCCAGCTGGGGCTGGGCAGCGCTGATCCGCGCCTGATCTATGCGCCTTTGGCGCATCCGCAGGCACAGCGCTATGTTAATCTGATGTACTCGGCATTGAACTATGCGGTGGTGAACCGTCATCTGATCGCTTATGGAGTCCGTGAGGGCTTCCGGGACGTCTTCGGCACGAAGTGCGAGCTGCGTACCCTTTACGATCTGATGCACAATTACGCCTGGGAAGAGAAGACTTCCTCAGGCAGCAAGTTCGTCCACCGCAAAGGAGCCACCCGCGCTCTGCCTGCGGAACATGCGGATAATCCGCGCCCTTATGCGGAGACCGGACATCCGGCGCTGATTCCCGGCTCCATGGGTACGGCATCCTATATCATGGTCGGCCAGCCCGGCGGGGAAGAGAATTATTATTCCATCTGCCATGGTGCAGGACGTATCCGCTCCCGCTCGGCTACCAAGCGGCTGGTGAGTGTCCAGGAATTCTCCCGGTCGATGAAGGTGGGAACGGAAGATGAGATTGTTGTGAACCAGCATTCCCTGGAATCTATTATTGACGAATCTCCCCAAGCCTATAAGAATGTAGATGAGATCATAGAAAGCGTTACGGGCGCCGGCCTGGCTGCCGTGGTGGCCAAGTGCAAGCCGCTCGCAGCGATAAAGGGGACAAAATAA
- a CDS encoding ATP-binding protein → MEQENKKPAVIYEYDEERAGIIKGYDVYARLVDGILEALYTRYGVRYELYASDDPNSEYWKLLENDVQSGNAGVEHVARIFDRLEDRTFVFDDEKEQPEYHIHLSVRNNVLAYPAMGIALARVPVFQENGINFQDYVFAASDAQLQFFLGNVRKRQREQNINKVTVFTDRRNGISREDEPITRAVRREEVILDAGIKKEIYRSLDQFFDSDRSFYVTYDIPYKRGILLYGHPGNGKTTLVKSIAGSVPGPVLYWQITEYTSSESVNEVFEAAARLAPMVLVIEDIDSMPQEVRSFFLNTLDGATSKEGIFLIGTTNYPDKIDPGLMNRAGRFDRAYEIKMPSEALRLEYLQLRGFSAFAGEEGTATAARLTGDFSLTQLGELYVSAALEWHENGTADVELLVRGMRGELDKGRKREWMKDASSSIGFY, encoded by the coding sequence ATGGAGCAGGAGAACAAGAAACCGGCTGTAATCTATGAATATGATGAAGAAAGAGCTGGAATTATCAAAGGCTACGATGTGTACGCCCGTCTGGTGGACGGCATCCTTGAAGCCCTCTACACCCGGTACGGTGTCCGTTATGAGCTGTATGCCAGCGATGATCCCAACAGCGAATACTGGAAGCTGCTGGAGAACGATGTGCAGAGCGGGAATGCCGGTGTGGAGCATGTGGCGCGGATTTTTGACCGTCTGGAGGACCGGACCTTCGTGTTCGATGATGAGAAGGAGCAGCCGGAGTATCATATCCATCTGTCGGTCCGAAATAATGTGCTCGCTTATCCGGCGATGGGCATTGCCCTGGCACGGGTTCCGGTGTTTCAGGAGAACGGGATTAACTTTCAGGATTATGTGTTTGCCGCATCGGACGCGCAATTGCAGTTCTTCCTTGGCAATGTGCGCAAGCGTCAGCGGGAGCAAAATATCAACAAGGTGACAGTGTTCACCGACCGGCGCAACGGGATTTCCCGGGAGGATGAGCCGATTACGCGTGCGGTTAGGCGTGAAGAGGTGATTTTGGATGCCGGTATCAAAAAAGAGATCTACCGCTCGCTCGACCAGTTCTTCGACAGCGACCGCAGCTTCTATGTAACCTATGATATCCCGTACAAGCGGGGGATTCTGCTCTACGGGCATCCGGGCAACGGTAAGACCACGCTGGTCAAATCCATTGCCGGAAGCGTGCCGGGACCGGTGCTCTATTGGCAGATTACAGAGTATACGAGCAGCGAATCAGTGAATGAGGTATTCGAGGCTGCGGCCCGGCTGGCGCCGATGGTGCTCGTGATTGAGGATATCGACTCCATGCCGCAGGAGGTGCGCTCCTTCTTCCTGAACACGCTGGACGGGGCCACCTCCAAGGAGGGAATCTTCCTGATCGGCACGACCAATTATCCGGATAAAATCGACCCGGGTCTCATGAACCGCGCCGGGCGCTTCGACCGGGCCTATGAGATCAAGATGCCAAGCGAGGCGCTGCGCCTTGAATATCTGCAGCTGCGCGGCTTCTCTGCCTTTGCAGGTGAGGAAGGCACAGCCACTGCTGCGCGTCTGACCGGGGATTTCTCCCTGACCCAGCTCGGCGAGCTGTATGTCAGTGCTGCACTGGAATGGCATGAGAACGGCACGGCAGATGTGGAGCTTCTTGTGCGCGGCATGCGCGGCGAGCTGGACAAGGGCCGCAAACGGGAATGGATGAAGGACGCTTCGTCCAGCATCGGCTTTTATTGA
- a CDS encoding sigma-70 family RNA polymerase sigma factor, with amino-acid sequence MEPNSLDELYEQYVADIYRYLRSLCQDHHAAEDLMQDTFYRAYLYLEDCREERIKPWLFRVAYNAFVDYTRKEKRSEAKEGTYFSSLPHPETTEGTLLKQERWEEAARALSQLPEGQRHALLLHDVHGLSYKEAADIMGVGLSQYKILVFRARQKLREADRRRNEHE; translated from the coding sequence ATGGAGCCGAATTCGCTGGATGAACTATATGAACAATATGTTGCTGACATCTACCGTTATCTGCGCTCCCTCTGCCAGGACCATCATGCGGCTGAAGATTTGATGCAGGATACCTTTTACCGGGCGTATCTGTATCTGGAGGATTGCCGGGAGGAGCGGATTAAGCCGTGGCTGTTCCGGGTCGCATATAATGCATTCGTGGATTATACGCGCAAAGAGAAGCGGAGTGAGGCAAAGGAAGGCACTTATTTCAGCAGTCTGCCCCACCCGGAGACGACGGAAGGCACTCTGCTGAAGCAGGAACGCTGGGAGGAAGCCGCGCGGGCGCTCAGCCAGTTGCCGGAGGGGCAGCGTCATGCCCTGCTGCTGCACGATGTACACGGACTGAGCTATAAGGAAGCCGCTGACATTATGGGGGTGGGCTTGTCCCAATACAAGATACTCGTATTCCGCGCCAGGCAGAAGCTGCGTGAGGCGGATCGGAGGAGGAATGAGCATGAGTGA
- a CDS encoding M24 family metallopeptidase: MNAALQQLEQDMTAASLDALLVTDPKHVYYLTGFASNPHERFLGLLLIRGEEPVLIVPALDAEAAHAASSVKTILTHSDTDNPYALLKSRFGSVSPGSIGIEKEHFSVSRYELLAEAVAAGSYQDIGHLLRAMRAVKTPEEVRIMKHAAELVEEVLRLGLAHVKAGVSEIELVAELEYLMKKVGASGPSFDTMVLSGPNTALPHGVPGERLIQPGDLLMFDLGVYAGGYASDITRTFAVGETDSRLRDIYSTVLAANEAGIAASVAGATFGSVDKAARDVIDAAGYGEYFMHRVGHGLGMDTHEYPSLHGLNTDIIQNGNVFTIEPGIYVPGLGGVRIEDDVLVTAEGPQTLTSFPKEWTVLNL; encoded by the coding sequence ATGAATGCAGCTCTGCAACAACTGGAGCAGGACATGACAGCCGCAAGCCTGGATGCCCTGCTCGTAACCGATCCCAAGCATGTGTACTATCTGACGGGCTTTGCCAGCAACCCGCATGAACGTTTTCTGGGCCTGCTGCTAATCCGGGGTGAAGAACCGGTGCTGATCGTTCCGGCGCTGGACGCCGAAGCCGCGCATGCCGCCTCCTCGGTGAAGACGATTCTGACACACAGCGACACGGACAACCCGTACGCTCTGCTGAAGTCACGCTTCGGCAGTGTTAGTCCGGGCAGCATCGGCATCGAGAAGGAACACTTCTCCGTCAGCCGGTATGAACTCCTCGCAGAAGCGGTCGCCGCCGGTTCCTACCAGGATATCGGCCATCTGCTCCGGGCGATGCGCGCGGTCAAGACTCCGGAGGAAGTGCGTATCATGAAGCATGCCGCCGAGCTGGTGGAGGAGGTTCTCCGTCTGGGTCTGGCGCATGTCAAAGCCGGAGTCAGCGAGATTGAACTGGTAGCGGAGCTGGAGTATCTGATGAAAAAAGTCGGCGCCTCCGGCCCCTCCTTCGACACGATGGTGCTGTCCGGTCCGAACACGGCCCTTCCGCACGGCGTACCGGGCGAACGCCTTATTCAGCCGGGCGACCTGCTAATGTTCGACCTGGGTGTGTATGCAGGAGGCTACGCATCCGATATCACCCGCACCTTCGCGGTGGGAGAAACGGACAGCAGACTGCGTGATATATATAGTACTGTGCTTGCCGCCAATGAAGCGGGCATTGCCGCATCCGTGGCCGGAGCAACCTTCGGTTCTGTCGACAAGGCGGCACGTGATGTGATTGACGCCGCAGGTTACGGGGAGTACTTCATGCACCGTGTCGGACACGGGCTGGGCATGGACACCCATGAATATCCTTCGCTGCACGGGCTGAATACGGATATTATCCAGAACGGCAACGTCTTCACCATAGAGCCGGGAATTTATGTGCCGGGTCTCGGCGGTGTGCGCATTGAGGATGATGTGCTTGTCACCGCCGAAGGTCCGCAGACGCTGACCAGCTTCCCCAAAGAATGGACTGTGCTTAATCTGTAA